The following proteins are encoded in a genomic region of Drosophila willistoni isolate 14030-0811.24 chromosome 2L unlocalized genomic scaffold, UCI_dwil_1.1 Seg196, whole genome shotgun sequence:
- the LOC6639672 gene encoding nuclear pore complex protein Nup214, whose amino-acid sequence MAQNAPSCKDTQDVQFKLHDKFVTFLKCGEPRSNVKLLAVSSTRGLLFAGNPTAPELKVILLKDLVDSKTNGKQPLARSVPLPSVPNYMSCSSDGNLLAINFTQNGTSLLNIYSVPSMMTTHVQSVYNIRLAPEDYVYAAQLLWNPVMANSLAVVLSNGGLGMYSLKDGGNFELHSLDKSQQVKCGCWSPKGKQIVLGFPNGKLQQFKPDLTPAKTLLCPPNVHEGPFDTLAIQWLSTYQFAVIFLQHGEDCNPSLYIMNAPKAGTPSYVNYYDICYSLNGPRNHQFHFTHIAQWNLLLVTSANGVEVGVLATYEAGDTPAWQQLTLLDEARIELPLSEINQEETFPLGFAYDTSATHQLVINEQKLPIMPMVHVLGTDGHLLSFNFLNLVTGAASVCSPPPPVTDNSGQFLPLDKSLPAHEEQEQIQTNPQSAPEPPASTAASDISFAFTPNTVTSTPAPAKDKPTSLFAGFGANLSKAPSASQLTFGGPAAPLSFAAAAPAPAAAPPAAARFGGAPGGGAMFGGLNLVKPAPVQVPTPAPAPAPPAAAPVLAPAPVSAPLPVAAPPASVINTKPLYEIPPTFAPTAGKASSPTEVLPLDDTEPIIREMIAMEIDIFNQDLQNQKAKTRELMKKIEAPSALKDYAKRLDDLQEINDQALDVDFELDVQALRQGLNEAYAIVAECRSKLETYHQPDITRLMTSNAFDPSNRRTIARLQSYVSANEAQLLVLQELVDTQWEQFQDVVRRNSKSQMHIPCLEGIYQRLTRLQNQTSDQRIKQNIIKAKLKDRGLLQAALLDQENSRNRTNEAVDNLTSSILSLNLSQVVDLNRSKLSQTKLEKIRSSILNQKVSVISPQRPDRIGLQSEVILETKRKADLKKKAAQAAAAAAAAAAKVPSKSNKGVQVVQAVTTPTIAPQLQKPTASKPPPVVSMDKKTAVSSSTPASSASSAFAFSQSSPFVKTSAVTTTTATLTTGSSLFGSNFSFNQPAAVAPVGSAKPVPAFGNVTGFAGFGAGATIKEPVKPTPFAGFGASVVSKPPDTVKPKEEAPIEKPPSTPKVDKPFSFAPDSSSGATQTPANPPAVSLSTSSASAFSFGGLGIALSGGGGGAATAAVKPSTGGLSFGQKPTTKETAAPNLAPIPTTSTATPTPTPVTSSSSSDPDAGLFGSISICKPQVKESVGEGDVKPANPFSGFGNISSVPSFSFGATKEDANKVVTTSASTPAATTAPTVTTTASATAVPSAGIFGQVSSTLGFGMPKSTAAPTSTPIVASTTTATTAPTPTPTPSVTTAVATPAVTSTSTFSFSNAFSSLGTSSNPTTTSAPVSVFGGGGLFGSTAAAATTTTAPTSIFQQAAAATSSSTPTTASTVTTNIFGNVPKPEASVFGGTSAPAAAPAAAAPPSGLFAAAAAATPSPFGSTSPGGNASSGGNIFAQAAKPTGFGQTPVSPAAPATGSIFGGGTSTGSSPFGNTSIFGGGNQSAAGNTAAGGPTGGSIFGQSVFGQAAPAAAPAVASGNIFASPVSSSQQTSAFGGGGGSIFGTASNTAASPTSGGSIFGGGTSSGGFGSFSQTTPAPGGFGSGFAQTAGASVAQTGFGSPQQQQTPPQTTPGGFGAKPVFGGAPAFGTSPTFGGAATFGSPKGFGGFGVNPTVASPPAFGAPAKPAEGNIFETLGGQESGLSFGNLAQTGNPNAMKPAFGGSSFMNYR is encoded by the exons ATGGCGCAAAATGCACCTAGTTGCAAGGACACACAG GATGTCCAGTTCAAATTGCATGACAAATTTGTCACTTTCCTAAAATGTGGAGAGCCTCGCAGCAATGTGAAACTTTTGGCGGTCTCAAGCACTCGCGGATTGCTCTTTGCAGGAAATCCCACAGCACCAGAATTAAAGG TTATTCTTCTGAAGGATTTGGTTGATAGCAAGACAAATGGCAAACAACCTCTGGCCAGATCTGTGCCATTGCCCAGTGTACCCAACTACATGTCCTGCAGCAGCGATGGCAATCTACTGGCCATCAATTTCACCCAAAATGGCACAAGTTTGTTGAACATCTACTCGGTGCCTTCAATGATGACCACTCACGTGCAGAGTGTCTACAATATACGCCTGGCACCGGAGGATTATGTCTATGCGGCGCAACTGTTGTGGAATCCAGTCATGGCAAATAGTCTGGCTGTGGTGCTAAGCAATGGTGGCCTGGGCATGTACTCCTTGAAGGACGGAGGAAACTTTGAGCTCCATTCCCTGGACAAGAGTCAGCAGGTGAAATGTGGCTGTTGGTCACCGAAGGGCAAGCAAATTGTCTTGGGTTTTCCAAACGGCAAACTGCAGCAATTCAAACCAGACTTGACGCCGGCAAAAACTTTGTTGTGTCCCCCAAATGTGCATGAGGGACCGTTCGATACGCTGGCCATTCAATGGTTATCCACCTATCAATTCGCTGTGATCTTTCTGCAGCATGGCGAGGACTGTAATCCCTCGCTGTATATAATGAATGCCCCCAAAGCGGGCACCCCAAGTTATGTGAACTACTATGACATTTGCTACAGTCTCAACGGACCGAGGAATCACCAGTTTCATTTCACACATATTGCACAATGGAATCTCCTTCTGGTCACCTCAGCCAACGGCGTGGAGGTTGGTGTCTTGGCCACCTACGAGGCGGGTGATACACCAGCTTGGCAGCAACTGACTCTGTTGGACGAGGCACGCATTGAGTTGccattgagtgagatcaatcaGGAGGAGACATTCCCGCTGGGCTTTGCCTACGACACATCTGCCACCCATCAATTGGTGATAAATGAGCAAAAGTTACCCATTATGCCAATGGTTCATGTTTTAGGCACAGATGGCCATTTGTTAAGTTTCAATTTTCTGAATCTGGTGACAGGAGCAGCTTCAGTTTGTTCACCTCCACCGCCTGTAACTGATAATTCGGGGCAATTCCTTCCATTGGATAAATCACTACCAGCCCACGAGGAGCAAGAGCAGATACAAACGAATCCGCAATCCGCTCCAGAGCCGCCAGCTTCAACTGCTGCTTCGGATATTTCCTTTGCATTCACCCCCAACACAGTGACCTCGACTCCTGCTCCGGCCAAGGATAAGCCGACTTCCTTGTTCGCTGGCTTTGGAGCTAATCTCAGCAAGGCTCCGTCTGCCTCTCAGTTGACTTTTGGTGGCCCAGCTGCTCCCCTAAGTTTTGCTGCAGCGGCACCTGCACCCGCAGCCGCTCCACCAGCCGCAGCAAGATTTGGTGGAGCTCCTGGTGGTGGGGCAATGTTTGGTGGCTTGAATTTGGTGAAACCGGCTCCAGTTCAAGTTCCAACTCCAGCACCGGCTCCAGCTCCTCCTGCAGCAGCTCCAGTTCTTGCTCCCGCACCAGTTTCTGCTCCATTGCCTGTTGCGGCACCTCCGGCAAGCGTAATTAACACCAAACCTCTCTACGAGATTCCTCCCACTTTCGCACCGACAGCGGGAAAAGCATCATCGCCTACAGAGGTCTTGCCATTGGATGATACGGAACCGATTATAAGAGAAATGATTGCCATGGAAATTGATATCTTTAACCAGGATCTACAAAACCAAAAGGCCAAGACGCGGGAATTGATGAAAAAG ATTGAAGCTCCTTCTGCTTTAAAGGACTATGCCAAACGTCTGGATGACTTGCAAGAGATCAATGATCAGGCCTTGGATGTCGACTTTGAATTGGATGTGCAGGCCTTGCGTCAGGGTTTAAATGAAGCCTACGCCATAGTGGCGGAATGTCGCAGCAAATTGGAGACCTATCATCAACCAGA CATAACCCGCTTGATGACCTCCAACGCCTTTGATCCCAGTAATCGTCGAACCATTGCGCGCCTCCAAAGTTATGTGTCGGCCAATGAGGCGCAGTTGCTGGTGCTTCAGGAACTGGTGGACACTCAATGGGAGCAGTTCCAAGATGTGGTCCGACGCAATTCCAAATCCCAAATGCACATACCCTGCCTGGAGGGCATCTATCAGCGATTGACACGTCTCCAGAATCAAACCTCCGATCAGAGAATCAAGCAGAACATTATAAAGGCCAAGCTAAAGGATCGCGGATTGCTTCAGGCAGCTCTTCTGGATCAGGAGAATAGTCGCAATCGCACCAATGAGGC GGTTGACAACTTGACTTCTTCCATACTTTCGTTGAATCTTAGTCAGGTGGTGGATCTAAATCGTTCCAAATTGAGTCAAACCAAATTGGAGAAAATCCGCTCTTCCATACTGAATCAAAAGGTATCAGTCATCAGTCCACAGCGTCCGGATCGCATTGGTTTGCAATCGGAAGTGATCTTGGAGACCAAACGCAAGGCCGATCTCAAGAAGAAGGCGGCTcaagctgcagcagcagcagccgctgcGGCTGCCAAAGTGCCCAGCAAGTCGAACAAGGGTGTCCAGGTGGTTCAGGCGGTGACCACACCAACAATTGCACCACAATTGCAGAAACCCACTGCATCCAAGCCTCCGCCGGTGGTGTCGATGGATAAGAAGACCGCTGTGAGTTCCTCCACGCCGGCTTCATCCGCTTCGTCGGCATTTGCCTTTAGCCAGAGCAGTCCATTTGTAAAGACTTCCGCAGTGACCACCACCACGGCAACATTGACTACCGGAAGTTCGCTCTTTGGTAGCAATTTCAGTTTTAATCAACCGGCTGCAGTTGCTCCAGTAGGAAGCGCAAAGCCTGTGCCTGCATTTGGCAATGTAACTGGCTTTGCCGGCTTTGGAGCAGGCGCCACCATTAAGGAACCAGTGAAACCCACACCATTTGCCGGCTTTGGGGCAAGTGTTGTGTCCAAGCCACCCGACACAGTTAAGCCCAAAGAGGAGGCACCTATCGAAAAGCCACCATCAACACCCAAAGTGGATAAACCTTTTAGCTTTGCTCCAGATAGTTCTTCAGGAGCAACTCAAACGCCAGCCAATCCACCAGCTGTTAGCTTGTCTACTTCCTCGGCGTCTGCTTTCAGTTTTGGAGGATTGGGCATAGCTCTaagtggaggaggaggaggagcagcaaCTGCTGCTGTAAAGCCAAGTACTGGAGGTTTATCATTTGGCCAGAAGCCCACCACCAAGGAGACTGCAGCACCTAACCTTGCCCCTATCCCGACAACGTCTACTGCCACTCCCACTCCCACTCCAGTTACCAGTAGCAGCTCTTCTGATCCTGATGCTGGCCTCTTTGGCTCCATTAGTATTTGTAAGCCACAAGTCAAGGAATCCGTTGGAGAAGGAGATGTCAAGCCAGCGAATCCCTTTAGTGGCTTTGGAAACATTTCGAGCGTGCCAAGTTTTTCATTTGGTGCAACTAAGGAAGATGCCAATAAAGTGGTGACCACAAGTGCATCCACACCAGCAGCCACAACAGCACCAACTGTGACCACTACAGCTTCCGCGACTGCAGTTCCATCTGCAGGAATATTTGGTCAGGTTTCATCCACTCTCGGCTTTGGGATGCCAAAAAGCACAGCGGCTCCAACTTCCACTCCAATTGTGGCTTCCACTACGACTGCTACAACCGCGCCCACTCCGACTCCCACTCCTTCTGTGACCACAGCAGTTGCGACTCCAGCTGTGACCTCTACATCGACCTTCTCCTTCTCGAATGCGTTTAGTAGTCTTGGCACTTCATCTAATCCAACCACAACGTCAGCTCCCGTCTCTGTCTTTGGTGGCGGAGGACTCTTTGGATCGacagctgcagcagcaacaacaacaacggcgcCCACCAGCATCTTCCAGCAGGCAGCAGCCGCAACCTCTAGCTCTACCCCGACTACAGCCAGCACTGTGAccacaaatatttttggcaatgTACCCAAACCGGAGGCAAGCGTCTTTGGAGGCACCTCCGCTCCGGCAGCAGCTCCTGCTGCAGCTGCACCGCCAAGTGGCCTGTTTGCCGCGGCGGCAGCTGCGACACCTTCGCCTTTTGGTAGCACTTCGCCTGGAGGCAATGCGTCATCGGGTGGAAATATCTTTGCACAGGCCGCTAAGCCAACAGGATTTGGACAAACACCCGTTTCGCCAGCTGCTCCAGCAACTGGATCTATTTTTGGTGGTGGCACCAGCACCGGCAGTTCACCCTTTGGTAACACTTCTATATTTGGAGGAGGAAATCAGTCTGCAGCCGGTAATACCGCTGCAGGTGGACCAACTGGAGGTTCAATTTTCGGTCAATCGGTCTTTGGTCAAGCCGCTCCAGCAGCTGCCCCGGCGGTGGCCAGTGGAAACATCTTTGCCAGTCCGGTAAGCTCGTCACAGCAAACCTCTGCTTTCGGTGGCGGAGGAGGATCGATCTTTGGCACTGCCTCCAATACTGCTGCCTCTCCAACTTCGGGTGGTTCCATTTTCGGAGGCGGCACTAGCTCGGGAGGATTTGGATCCTTCTCACAGACCACACCAGCGCCTGGTGGGTTTGGCAGCGGATTTGCTCAGACGGCCGGCGCATCGGTGGCCCAGACTGGCTTTGGATCaccgcagcagcaacagacaCCACCACAGACAACTCCGGGCGGATTTGGAGCCAAACCCGTGTTTGGAGGGGCTCCGGCTTTTGGAACCAGTCCCACTTTCGGAGGAGCAGCCACCTTTGGCAGTCCCAAGGGATTTGGTGGCTTTGGTGTTAACCCTACAGTGGCTTCACCTCCTGCATTCGGAGCACCAGCCAAGCCAGCGGAAGGCAACATTTTTGAGACTCTCGGTGGCCAGGAATCAGGTCTATCTTTTGGTAATCTGGCCCAAACGGGCAATCCCAATGCCATGAAACCAGCCTTTGGCGG ATCGAGTTTTATGAACTATCGCTAA